A region of Sneathiella limimaris DNA encodes the following proteins:
- a CDS encoding alanine racemase gives MKNLTELESPTLLLDLEKTKQNIQRMQRKIEPMGVSLRPHLKTCKSMDVARLVAEPGDDTPITVSTVTEAEYFFDGGYRDILYAVSIVPNKLRRLKALQDKGANIVLITSDLEGAKTTEAVCQELQCSFPCLIEIDCDGKRAGLKPTDPKIIDLAQLLTQMKGLSFAGVMTHGGGSYAAKSIEELKDFAEIERSAVVTAATQIRSAGIDCSIVSMGSTPSITFAENLEGITEVRVGVFVFQDMVMEALNVCEVSDIAVSVLATVISHNRSENRVLIDAGSLALSADPGKPNRHGNVHFGLVCDGKTGVPFPDLFVTSCNQEHGLISLDFTSVSFDDLPIGHQLRILPNHACITAAAYPGYHVLGSDQKIVDYWTRCNGW, from the coding sequence ATGAAGAACCTGACTGAATTGGAAAGTCCAACCCTTCTGTTGGACCTGGAAAAAACAAAGCAAAATATCCAACGAATGCAACGGAAAATCGAGCCAATGGGAGTTTCGCTGCGGCCACATCTGAAAACCTGTAAATCTATGGATGTCGCTCGGCTCGTTGCTGAGCCCGGCGACGATACGCCTATTACTGTTTCAACAGTAACTGAGGCAGAGTATTTTTTCGACGGCGGATATCGAGATATTCTCTACGCCGTTTCAATTGTCCCCAATAAGTTACGACGACTTAAAGCCCTTCAGGATAAGGGGGCGAATATAGTTCTAATCACAAGTGATCTGGAAGGTGCAAAAACCACTGAGGCAGTTTGCCAAGAACTCCAATGCTCATTCCCTTGCCTCATTGAAATCGACTGTGATGGCAAGCGGGCGGGCCTCAAACCAACCGATCCAAAGATTATAGATCTGGCTCAGCTACTAACTCAAATGAAAGGCTTGTCCTTTGCAGGTGTGATGACCCACGGTGGTGGCTCTTACGCCGCAAAATCAATTGAAGAACTTAAAGACTTTGCTGAAATCGAGAGAAGCGCAGTTGTTACAGCAGCAACACAAATCCGTTCAGCCGGGATAGACTGCTCAATTGTCAGTATGGGATCCACCCCCTCTATTACTTTCGCCGAAAACCTGGAGGGAATAACAGAAGTCCGGGTTGGCGTGTTTGTGTTTCAAGACATGGTTATGGAAGCGCTAAATGTCTGCGAGGTGTCAGACATTGCTGTCAGCGTTCTTGCCACTGTGATCAGTCATAATAGATCAGAAAACAGGGTTTTGATCGATGCAGGAAGTCTTGCGTTATCTGCAGACCCCGGAAAACCAAACCGTCATGGGAATGTCCATTTTGGTTTGGTATGTGATGGAAAAACAGGTGTCCCGTTCCCGGATTTATTTGTGACCAGCTGCAATCAGGAGCATGGCCTTATTTCCTTGGACTTTACATCAGTATCATTTGACGATTTACCTATTGGGCATCAATTACGCATTCTTCCTAACCACGCCTGCATTACAGCAGCGGCCTATCCAGGCTATCATGTGCTAGGGTCTGACCAGAAAATTGTGGATTATTGGACAAGATGTAACGGATGGTAG
- a CDS encoding L-serine ammonia-lyase, giving the protein MTKIKKTGLGNVTPVVPRQFRDPTPVPTSQLEVNISVTDLYTIGIGPSSSHTVGPMRAGRRFADLLIASNLINDCSRIIVELYGSLALTGHGHGTDIAILLGLSGEAPSKIDPESIDTKINAIRTNHLLPLGGQKEITFYEADHLLFLKDQILEEHSNGMRFYAYSEAGELLAEKDYFSVGGGYVVSHDEGDRSETRGHNIQLPHPFTSAAELLKIGKEKNLTIAEIMKENETAWRSEDETNEFLDRVSSAMINCIQRGCDTEGILPGGLDVKRRASSLYKELMANPERASRDPLTVLDWVNLYALAVNEENAAGGRVVTAPTNGAAGVIPAVLKYYQRFCPGVTEDGTRNFLLTAAAIGSIYKKRASISAAEVGCQGEVGVACSMAAGALTAVLGGTNEQVENAAEIGMEHNLGLTCDPIGGLVQIPCIERNTMGAMKAINAARLALAGDGTHVVSLDEVIETMRQTGIDMLSKYKETSQGGLAVNVVEC; this is encoded by the coding sequence ATGACGAAGATTAAAAAAACTGGCCTTGGAAATGTAACACCCGTTGTACCAAGACAGTTCCGGGATCCAACACCGGTTCCAACCTCTCAGCTTGAAGTCAATATCAGTGTTACTGATCTTTACACAATAGGAATAGGTCCGTCATCTTCCCACACAGTCGGACCTATGCGCGCGGGCAGACGCTTCGCTGATCTATTAATTGCATCAAACCTGATAAACGATTGTTCGCGCATTATCGTTGAACTCTACGGCTCTCTCGCCTTAACCGGTCATGGCCATGGGACGGATATCGCCATTCTTCTTGGATTGAGTGGTGAAGCACCTTCAAAAATTGATCCTGAGAGCATTGATACCAAAATCAATGCAATTCGCACCAATCATCTGCTCCCTTTGGGTGGCCAGAAAGAAATTACCTTTTACGAAGCGGATCACCTTCTCTTCCTGAAAGATCAAATTCTGGAAGAACATTCAAATGGAATGCGCTTTTATGCCTATTCAGAGGCTGGCGAACTGCTCGCAGAGAAAGACTATTTCTCTGTAGGTGGCGGATATGTGGTCTCTCATGATGAAGGAGATAGATCCGAAACTCGCGGCCACAACATTCAACTCCCCCATCCGTTCACTTCAGCCGCTGAGCTTTTGAAAATCGGGAAAGAAAAAAATCTGACCATAGCAGAGATCATGAAAGAAAATGAAACCGCTTGGCGCAGTGAAGATGAGACAAACGAGTTTCTAGATCGTGTATCTTCGGCAATGATCAACTGCATTCAGAGAGGGTGCGACACTGAAGGCATTTTGCCTGGCGGGCTGGATGTCAAAAGGCGCGCATCGTCTCTTTACAAAGAGCTCATGGCAAACCCTGAACGGGCCTCACGAGATCCGCTAACTGTATTAGATTGGGTCAACCTCTATGCGTTAGCTGTGAACGAGGAAAACGCGGCCGGCGGCCGTGTTGTTACAGCACCAACCAATGGGGCGGCTGGCGTTATCCCCGCCGTGCTTAAATATTACCAACGATTTTGCCCCGGCGTCACAGAAGACGGTACCCGTAACTTCCTTTTAACTGCGGCTGCGATCGGCTCAATTTATAAAAAACGGGCCTCAATTTCTGCAGCTGAAGTTGGATGCCAGGGGGAAGTTGGTGTAGCCTGTTCCATGGCGGCAGGTGCATTGACGGCTGTACTTGGCGGCACCAATGAGCAGGTCGAGAATGCGGCTGAAATCGGCATGGAACATAACTTAGGTTTGACCTGTGATCCAATCGGTGGCCTGGTCCAGATACCGTGTATTGAAAGAAACACCATGGGCGCAATGAAAGCTATTAATGCTGCGCGCTTGGCACTAGCGGGGGATGGAACACATGTCGTGTCTCTTGATGAAGTGATCGAAACAATGCGGCAAACCGGAATAGACATGCTCAGCAAGTATAAAGAGACCTCTCAAGGTGGGCTCGCCGTAAACGTCGTGGAGTGCTAG
- the speD gene encoding adenosylmethionine decarboxylase encodes MSKITEFTPLAQPVSRDDKPDYFVERDGLVFAGTHLIVDLWQAEHLNDSALIEKTLRNCISAANATLLHFHIHAFEPNGLSGVAVLAESHITFHSWPDQGYMALDIFMCGKAEPHKCIPILKAAFNPGSVQISDLKRGVVG; translated from the coding sequence ATGTCCAAAATTACAGAATTTACCCCTCTTGCCCAGCCTGTAAGCCGGGATGATAAGCCGGACTACTTTGTCGAGCGGGATGGCCTGGTTTTTGCCGGCACTCATTTGATTGTGGATCTATGGCAGGCTGAGCATCTTAATGACTCTGCATTGATCGAAAAAACTTTGCGAAATTGTATCAGTGCCGCTAATGCAACGCTGCTGCATTTTCACATTCATGCTTTCGAGCCTAATGGCTTGTCGGGCGTTGCGGTCTTGGCTGAGAGCCATATCACATTCCACAGCTGGCCAGATCAGGGTTACATGGCACTGGATATTTTTATGTGCGGTAAGGCTGAACCTCATAAATGTATTCCGATCCTAAAAGCCGCTTTCAATCCGGGATCAGTTCAGATCAGTGATCTGAAAAGAGGGGTCGTGGGATGA
- a CDS encoding biotin transporter BioY: protein MTTKDIVYIALFAALMAALGVVPPVPASAFGVPITAQSLGPMLAGGILGAKRGGLSMLLFVVLVAVGLPLLSGGRGGLAVFAGASGGFVIGFIAASFVVGIIVERFWQNLNMVHVAFASVIGGIIVLYGFGVPWWSISAQVPMLDVLKGSMVFIPGDLIKAGLATAIILVTKKSYPLITKVA from the coding sequence ATGACAACCAAAGATATTGTTTATATCGCACTTTTTGCTGCGCTAATGGCGGCACTCGGTGTTGTCCCACCTGTTCCCGCTTCTGCATTTGGTGTTCCCATTACTGCTCAGTCATTGGGTCCAATGTTGGCTGGTGGTATCCTAGGGGCGAAGCGAGGCGGCCTTTCTATGCTGTTATTTGTCGTGTTGGTTGCGGTTGGATTACCCCTTCTATCCGGTGGTCGTGGCGGACTAGCCGTATTCGCTGGTGCGAGCGGTGGTTTCGTTATTGGGTTTATTGCTGCATCATTTGTTGTTGGAATCATTGTCGAACGGTTCTGGCAAAACTTGAATATGGTTCATGTGGCTTTTGCTTCAGTGATAGGTGGCATCATTGTGCTCTACGGTTTTGGCGTGCCCTGGTGGTCAATTTCAGCTCAGGTTCCAATGCTTGATGTCTTAAAAGGATCCATGGTCTTTATCCCGGGTGATTTGATTAAAGCGGGTCTAGCTACAGCTATTATCCTGGTGACCAAAAAATCCTATCCGTTGATTACTAAAGTTGCCTAA
- a CDS encoding VOC family protein has product MIKGLHHNAYRCRSSEETRKFYEDFLGLPLVRAFEIKESKTGRETKALHSFYQLDDGSALAFFEVPHSPFEFKDQHDYDLHIALEVTMDDMMAMFEKGKAAGIETRGVADHGFIKSIYFRDPNGYVIELTAPVEPQHSEDKKAEAKDVLAAWTAEQAG; this is encoded by the coding sequence ATGATCAAGGGACTACATCACAACGCCTATCGCTGTCGAAGCTCAGAGGAAACCCGAAAGTTCTACGAAGACTTCCTGGGTCTACCGCTCGTTCGGGCTTTCGAAATTAAAGAGAGTAAAACTGGCAGAGAAACAAAGGCATTGCACAGTTTTTATCAACTGGATGATGGGTCAGCACTTGCCTTTTTTGAAGTCCCACACAGTCCGTTCGAATTTAAAGATCAGCATGATTATGACCTGCATATCGCTCTGGAAGTCACAATGGATGACATGATGGCTATGTTTGAAAAAGGTAAAGCCGCCGGAATTGAAACCCGCGGAGTTGCCGATCATGGTTTTATCAAGTCAATTTATTTCCGTGATCCCAATGGCTACGTTATTGAGCTGACAGCCCCCGTGGAGCCACAACATTCAGAGGATAAAAAAGCTGAAGCCAAAGATGTGTTGGCTGCCTGGACAGCTGAACAAGCGGGATAA
- the speE gene encoding polyamine aminopropyltransferase, with translation MIEVFDEDLHAGVNLALEVGEILYREKTEHQDLMIFENNRFGRVMSLDGAVQTTEHDEFIYHEMFAHVPMLAHGKVERVLIIGGGDGGAACQVLKHKTVKATLVDIDRTVIDLSAKYMPTVSDGAFDDPRLEIIVADGCQFVKDTDQKWDVIIIDSTDPHGPGEVLYSAEFYADCKTCLTDGGVIVTQNGVPFVQGEELRNSYDRLGALFADVSFYMAAIPSYVGGALAFGWATDNKDLRKIETGKLAERFLDADIETGYYSPEIHQAAFVLPYFVQKILTAEKD, from the coding sequence ATGATTGAAGTTTTTGACGAAGACCTGCACGCAGGTGTCAATCTGGCCCTCGAAGTAGGAGAAATTCTTTATCGGGAAAAGACTGAGCACCAAGATCTCATGATTTTTGAAAATAATCGGTTCGGCCGGGTGATGTCTTTGGATGGCGCTGTTCAAACGACAGAGCATGACGAGTTTATTTATCATGAGATGTTCGCCCATGTCCCGATGCTTGCTCATGGGAAAGTGGAAAGGGTCCTCATCATCGGTGGTGGAGATGGCGGTGCAGCTTGCCAAGTGCTGAAGCATAAGACCGTTAAAGCTACTCTAGTTGATATTGACCGAACAGTTATTGATCTATCAGCTAAATACATGCCGACGGTCAGTGATGGTGCTTTTGATGACCCCCGCCTTGAGATTATCGTGGCGGATGGCTGCCAATTTGTGAAGGATACGGATCAGAAATGGGACGTGATCATTATTGACTCCACAGACCCTCACGGTCCGGGTGAAGTTCTGTACTCAGCCGAGTTTTATGCAGATTGTAAAACCTGCCTGACTGATGGTGGTGTGATTGTGACTCAAAATGGGGTTCCTTTTGTGCAAGGAGAGGAACTTCGCAATAGCTATGACCGGTTGGGTGCCCTGTTTGCAGATGTGAGTTTCTACATGGCCGCAATTCCCAGCTATGTTGGTGGCGCACTTGCTTTTGGCTGGGCAACGGATAATAAGGATCTTAGAAAAATCGAAACCGGTAAATTAGCGGAAAGATTTTTGGATGCGGATATAGAAACGGGATACTACAGTCCAGAAATTCATCAGGCTGCTTTCGTGCTTCCCTATTTCGTTCAAAAAATTCTTACGGCCGAAAAAGATTAG
- a CDS encoding LysR family transcriptional regulator, with amino-acid sequence MDLQKIDLNLFPVFQVIYETGSITRAAEQLNKSQPAVSNALARLRDLVDDPLFIHVDKRMNPTARAEELIGPIRGALKLMQGSIREEQEFSPIRAEKVVRLSAGDIAETIIVPEFVKRLRAEAPNLSVQVFQLERVSIPTKLAANEVDFAIDIPMPLEENIHQIPLMQDHQVCAVSHNHPLASQTSLDLDDFLSCEHIHVSYRRRGGGVADIGLGRLGKIRKRVVRLQHHQAAFAMLDNTDLVLAAPSKLAALYNCKIFPLPFPAPSLDLQLYWHARAENSKLHAWLKSQLIAAAEAILVKES; translated from the coding sequence ATGGATTTACAGAAAATCGATTTGAACTTGTTTCCAGTCTTTCAGGTGATTTATGAAACCGGAAGCATCACGCGAGCGGCAGAGCAATTAAATAAAAGTCAGCCCGCCGTCAGCAATGCTTTGGCGCGACTTCGGGATCTGGTCGATGACCCTCTTTTTATTCATGTTGATAAAAGGATGAACCCCACTGCTAGAGCCGAGGAGCTTATCGGGCCTATCCGAGGTGCTTTGAAATTGATGCAGGGCTCAATAAGAGAAGAGCAGGAATTCAGCCCAATACGTGCAGAAAAAGTAGTCAGGTTAAGTGCTGGTGATATCGCTGAAACCATTATTGTTCCAGAGTTTGTTAAGCGATTGAGAGCTGAGGCACCAAACTTGTCGGTTCAGGTTTTTCAGTTGGAACGTGTCAGTATTCCAACGAAGCTTGCGGCCAATGAAGTGGATTTTGCGATTGATATCCCAATGCCACTAGAGGAAAATATTCACCAAATTCCATTAATGCAGGATCATCAAGTTTGTGCTGTATCTCATAATCATCCACTGGCAAGCCAAACGTCTTTGGATCTTGATGACTTCTTATCATGTGAACATATCCATGTATCTTATCGGCGAAGAGGGGGCGGCGTCGCGGATATTGGGCTTGGCAGGCTAGGGAAGATCCGAAAGCGGGTGGTTCGGTTGCAACACCATCAAGCGGCGTTTGCTATGTTAGATAATACAGACCTGGTTTTGGCAGCTCCTTCAAAGTTGGCGGCTCTTTACAATTGCAAAATATTCCCACTTCCTTTCCCTGCTCCTTCATTGGACTTGCAGCTTTATTGGCATGCCCGCGCCGAAAATTCCAAGCTACATGCTTGGCTTAAGTCTCAGTTGATTGCAGCGGCAGAAGCTATTTTGGTGAAAGAAAGTTAA
- a CDS encoding glycosyltransferase produces the protein MGLVLFGSEFGANLGHVYPMLRLADQLERQGHEIVFAVRNLVQSKKAIGDRPYKVVQAPFWSNPTSEKIKHLATPSYADVMARQGFGFREIFAAYLSGWCDLIDFVKPDVIIADHSPTLSMSARGRYPLINIGNGFTLPPSHLPEFPAVIAKGKPIVSQKALMDSLNSVLKENGCKQLTVLPEIFDADGQFVCTVPQLDPYDRFRQQPQVGPLEECLKPAAFPSEPQVFLYMAHEAGRDNFILESLKSLHVKATVYLRDAASAVRQKYQSDKITMLDRPGDLTKILPNSSLVIHSGGAGLSTSCLMTGRPQITFPNHSETALNSFLMARHGVALAIKQTIEKAKFTKLLEKALVNEQARANSKGVSEMLAMGNWTQGRQTVIEKVNSLMT, from the coding sequence TTGGGATTAGTTCTGTTTGGATCAGAGTTTGGCGCAAATTTGGGCCATGTATATCCGATGTTGCGATTGGCCGATCAGTTAGAAAGACAAGGGCATGAGATCGTTTTTGCTGTTCGAAACCTGGTTCAATCCAAAAAAGCGATTGGGGATAGGCCCTATAAAGTAGTTCAAGCTCCCTTCTGGAGTAACCCGACATCCGAAAAGATTAAGCATTTAGCAACGCCATCTTATGCAGATGTGATGGCGCGGCAAGGGTTCGGTTTCAGAGAGATTTTCGCTGCTTATCTAAGCGGTTGGTGTGATCTTATAGATTTTGTGAAACCAGATGTAATTATTGCTGATCATAGCCCAACGCTGAGCATGTCAGCCAGGGGCCGGTATCCGCTTATAAACATTGGAAACGGATTCACGCTTCCTCCTTCGCATCTTCCTGAATTTCCTGCAGTAATCGCAAAAGGGAAACCCATTGTTTCTCAGAAAGCATTGATGGATTCCCTTAATTCTGTCTTGAAAGAGAATGGATGCAAACAGTTGACTGTCTTGCCCGAAATTTTTGATGCTGACGGCCAGTTTGTGTGCACGGTCCCGCAATTAGATCCCTATGACCGTTTTCGGCAACAGCCTCAAGTCGGGCCGTTAGAGGAATGTCTAAAACCTGCTGCCTTTCCCTCTGAACCTCAAGTTTTTCTCTACATGGCCCATGAGGCTGGTAGGGATAACTTTATACTGGAGTCGCTAAAGTCCCTTCATGTTAAGGCAACGGTATATCTGCGAGATGCGGCCTCAGCTGTGCGTCAAAAGTATCAAAGCGATAAGATCACTATGCTTGATAGGCCTGGGGATCTCACGAAGATCTTGCCCAACAGTTCCTTGGTCATTCATTCAGGGGGCGCTGGTCTCTCGACCTCATGTTTGATGACAGGGCGGCCGCAAATCACGTTCCCCAATCATTCGGAAACCGCGTTAAACAGTTTCCTTATGGCTCGCCATGGCGTGGCGCTAGCAATTAAGCAAACGATAGAAAAAGCAAAGTTTACAAAACTTCTGGAAAAGGCATTGGTGAATGAGCAGGCTCGTGCGAATTCAAAGGGCGTGTCTGAGATGTTAGCGATGGGCAATTGGACACAAGGACGCCAAACTGTGATTGAGAAGGTTAACAGTCTTATGACCTGA
- a CDS encoding acyl-CoA dehydrogenase family protein, with translation MSSKAEDLKLRVEAFMNEHVYAAEAAYHDHVENSGDRWSIPPIMEELKEKAKSQGLWNLFLAEFDEYGSGLTNREYAPLAELMGRSQIGAECFNCSAPDTGNMEVLARYGTEEQKEKWLIPLLNGEIRSAFAMTEPAVASSDATNIECSIVRDGDEYVINGRKWWISGAPDPRCKIFILMGKTNPDAARHQQQSQILVPRDTPGVTIIRPMKVFGSDDAPHGHAEIDFKDVRVPVSNLIGEEGGGFAIAQGRLGPGRIHHCMRLIGCAQRALELMCQRVESRVAFGKKLSEQGSIREDIAKSICEIEQARLLTFSAAEKMDRGTYKDAKDIIAMIKIVAPTMAQTVIDRAMQAHGAMGLSQDTFLAEAFAYARTIRFADGPDQVHMNSLGKQIIQRYGQ, from the coding sequence ATGAGCAGTAAAGCTGAAGACCTAAAATTACGTGTAGAAGCCTTTATGAATGAACATGTTTATGCAGCTGAAGCTGCGTACCATGATCATGTTGAGAATTCCGGTGATCGGTGGAGCATCCCGCCAATTATGGAAGAGCTAAAAGAAAAAGCTAAATCCCAAGGCCTTTGGAATCTCTTTTTGGCTGAATTTGATGAGTATGGCTCAGGCCTCACCAATCGGGAATATGCGCCTCTCGCTGAACTTATGGGACGCTCACAGATTGGAGCCGAATGCTTTAACTGTAGCGCACCTGACACAGGAAATATGGAAGTGTTAGCGCGCTACGGTACGGAGGAACAAAAGGAAAAGTGGCTTATTCCACTTTTGAACGGTGAAATTCGCTCCGCCTTCGCAATGACCGAACCTGCTGTGGCTTCATCTGATGCTACCAATATTGAGTGCTCTATTGTTCGTGATGGTGACGAATATGTCATCAACGGTCGCAAATGGTGGATCAGTGGTGCGCCCGATCCGAGATGTAAAATCTTTATCCTCATGGGGAAAACAAATCCTGATGCAGCTAGGCATCAACAACAATCCCAAATCCTTGTTCCCAGAGACACACCTGGTGTTACCATTATTCGTCCAATGAAAGTTTTTGGCTCTGATGACGCGCCTCACGGGCATGCCGAAATAGACTTTAAAGATGTCCGCGTTCCTGTCAGTAATCTAATTGGGGAAGAAGGTGGCGGTTTTGCCATCGCTCAGGGAAGGTTAGGCCCTGGTCGAATTCATCATTGCATGCGACTGATTGGGTGTGCACAACGTGCGCTCGAACTCATGTGTCAGCGGGTTGAAAGCCGCGTCGCATTTGGCAAAAAGCTGAGTGAGCAAGGCTCAATTCGTGAAGATATTGCCAAATCTATATGCGAGATTGAGCAAGCCCGTCTCCTCACCTTCTCTGCAGCAGAGAAAATGGATCGCGGTACCTATAAAGATGCAAAAGACATCATCGCCATGATTAAAATCGTTGCTCCCACTATGGCTCAGACTGTCATTGATAGAGCCATGCAGGCTCACGGTGCAATGGGTCTTAGCCAAGACACATTTTTGGCAGAAGCGTTCGCTTACGCCCGTACCATTCGCTTTGCGGATGGACCTGATCAGGTTCACATGAACTCTCTTGGAAAACAGATCATTCAAAGATACGGTCAATAA
- a CDS encoding energy-coupling factor ABC transporter ATP-binding protein: protein MIKLENVNVSLDGRDILHSITTDLQEQRIGIIGLNGSGKSTFARLLNGLQLPSLGTVSVDGFDTRQQGNRARARVGFVFQNPDNQIVYPIVREDLAFGLKNIGLSKTEAQSLIDQTLRDYKLEHLADRLTHQLSGGEKQMIALLGVLVMRPNYLVLDEPTTLLDLRNKKRLMEHVQELSQRVIMVTHDLELLESFDRVICIHEGGIYADGPPEVVLGAYEELCAQ, encoded by the coding sequence ATGATTAAACTTGAGAATGTAAATGTCTCGCTAGATGGACGGGACATTTTGCACTCAATAACAACTGATTTGCAGGAGCAGCGGATCGGGATTATCGGCCTCAATGGATCCGGCAAGAGTACCTTCGCCCGTTTACTAAATGGCTTACAACTTCCTTCCTTGGGCACTGTTTCTGTTGATGGATTTGATACAAGGCAGCAGGGAAATCGAGCCCGAGCCAGAGTAGGTTTTGTCTTTCAAAATCCAGACAATCAGATTGTGTATCCAATCGTTCGGGAAGATTTGGCTTTTGGCTTGAAGAATATTGGCCTTTCCAAAACTGAAGCCCAAAGTTTAATAGATCAGACTTTGAGGGACTATAAGCTTGAGCATCTAGCTGACCGGCTAACCCATCAGTTAAGTGGCGGCGAAAAACAGATGATTGCCCTTTTGGGTGTGTTGGTCATGAGGCCAAATTATCTTGTGCTGGATGAGCCCACGACGCTCCTGGATTTGAGAAATAAGAAACGTCTCATGGAACATGTGCAAGAACTTTCTCAGCGAGTGATTATGGTAACTCACGATCTTGAGCTGTTGGAAAGTTTTGATCGGGTAATCTGTATTCATGAAGGCGGCATTTACGCAGATGGGCCCCCTGAGGTGGTTCTTGGAGCCTACGAGGAGCTCTGCGCTCAATGA
- a CDS encoding energy-coupling factor transporter transmembrane component T family protein: MTGFFYPANSIIHKLPAGLKLVFLVVLGTLIFQVERLDVLIGLLGVIALLVIAAKLPLKIVWRQLKPAIWVLAFIFAIQFLMIGWEVATFIVLRFAVLILAAGIVTVTTKVSDLVAAIETVLRPFRKWVSPEKVSMAITLAIRFIPLLASITEEVRAAQKVRGNDRNMLAILVPVIVRTLKMATEVAEALDARSFGAKATHRVTK, translated from the coding sequence ATGACAGGATTTTTTTACCCCGCAAATTCGATCATCCATAAATTACCTGCAGGATTAAAATTAGTTTTTCTTGTGGTGTTGGGAACTCTGATATTCCAGGTCGAGCGCCTTGACGTTCTGATCGGGTTGCTCGGGGTGATCGCTTTGCTGGTAATTGCTGCCAAGCTCCCCCTGAAAATTGTATGGCGTCAGTTGAAACCAGCTATCTGGGTGTTGGCGTTTATTTTTGCAATTCAGTTTTTGATGATCGGGTGGGAAGTCGCGACCTTCATTGTTCTCAGATTTGCTGTTCTAATTTTGGCGGCTGGAATTGTCACAGTAACGACAAAGGTCTCAGACCTGGTCGCAGCGATCGAAACTGTCTTAAGGCCATTTCGCAAATGGGTCTCTCCTGAAAAAGTGAGTATGGCCATTACGCTGGCAATCCGGTTTATACCCTTACTGGCGTCTATCACTGAAGAGGTGAGGGCAGCTCAAAAAGTGCGTGGTAACGACCGCAATATGTTGGCCATTTTGGTGCCCGTCATTGTCAGGACGCTGAAAATGGCGACAGAAGTTGCCGAAGCGTTAGATGCAAGATCGTTTGGCGCTAAGGCAACTCACCGCGTCACAAAATAA